The sequence below is a genomic window from Phragmitibacter flavus.
TCATCCAAGTTTTCAGGGAGAAAGCGCCGCAGCACCTCCCACTCATCTTCGACCAAAGTTCGCGGTTGCATCAGCCAACATAGCCAGCTCAATGCATACTTCAACTTTTAGGTATATGCTTATGGGCAGGCGGCCTATCAAATTCAGGCTCAGTCAATATGCACAGAGACTCGAAAGCTTGTAGAACGTATGGTCGAACTGGAGCTGCTTGGAGACGTGATCCAGCGGCATCGGCGTGCGATCAATACCCTTGGAAAGCTGGACAAGTTAACGGACATCACCGCAGACGATTGCAGTCTGATCGAGGAGATGATGACCAAATACTCCCGTTATGAGCACGCACAGTCCGCTGAGGCCCCTGTTCAATTGCCGGAGCCTGATGAGCTAGAAGAAGACATCGCAAAGTTGAAAGAGTGGCGCGATGATTTGGAGAAGCGCCGCAAATGAACACTGCCAGCCTAACCCTGTCCACTCTCCAGCCCAATCCCGCCCGCGCTTCTGTCGCGCTCTTCCACCGCACGGGGTGGAACCGCATGGTTGCTGAGAGTATCGGGGAACGGGCGGAGCCGAGGGCTACGAAGGAGGAAATTTATGTGGGGCTGGAGCATCTGGACCGGAAGCGCCTGCACATCCGGCGCTGGGGGAGGGGCAGCGATGTCATCGGTGGCAAGCTGCGCTTTCGGAAGGGCGACATCATCTTTGGCAAACGCCGCACCTGTCAGCGCAAGCTGGCCGTGGCGGAGTTCGGCGGCGCCTGCTCCGCTCATGCCATGATCTCACTGTTCACAATGCTATGACGGAAAGGGACGAATTTTCGGAGACGACCAAACGTAGACTCGCCGAACGCGTGGGGTTTCGATGTTCAAACCCGGCATGTGGAAAGGTAACAACTGGACCGCATTCAATCCCTGAGAAATCAATTCGGATTGGACGGGCTGCACATATTTGTGCAGCAGCGCCCCGGGGGCCGAGATACTTGGCGGAACAGTCGCCCGCTGAACGAGCATCGATTAGGAACGCCATCTGGCTCTGTGCAAATTGTGCCGATCTAATTGACAAAGATGAGCCTGCATTTGCTGCGCCCATCTTGCATGAGTGGAAGGTCCAAGCCGAGGCGTTTGCTCTCAAGGAGATCGAATCATCATCGGGACCATCCATTCCCACCGCAGTGCGACAGAGTGTCGCGAAGCAACTTTACACAGCGTTTGATCTTCTGGCGGGTGCCGAGGGTGCAAGGAGAATCACCGGATTGCAGCCGAGTTCTTCTGATTTGGAAAAGGTTCGGAGAATTATCGAAGAATGCGAATCAGAAGCCCCAAGGATTGAGAAAGTGAAATGGTTGAAGGCCTGCTATCTGTTGGCGACTGGAGAAGTGGCTCAGGCGCACGAGTTGTCACTTTCGCATCAAGACCCCGACGACCCCGAGAGGCTTTTGATCCAAGCACAGTGCCTCCACAAGTTAGGTAGGGCAGAGGAGGCAATCCCATTGCTGGTTCAGGTCGCGGCAATTGAAGACCTTGCGGCTACAGCCTTCTATAATCTAGGTCTGGCTCAAGACGATTGCGGCCAACACTTTCAGGCCAAGGAATCATATCAACAAGCCCTCATTAAAGATCCAACTTATGCGTATCCGCACAGTAGGCTGGCCAAACATGCATACGAGTCAGGTGACCCAGAGACTGCCGCACTTCATTCACGGGCGGCGTGTCAGCTCGAACCCAATGACGAAGTGCTATGGTTTCGTTTTGCACTGGTGCTACTTGATCTGCAACGTGTTGGCGAGGCGGTAGATGTTCTTGATTCCGCGCTGGCAAGATTTCCAGCGAGTTCCGAATTGCACGGGATGAGGGGCCGAGCACTAGGGCAAGTAGGAATGATGACTGAATCGGAGGAGGCCATTCGCTATTCAATTACGCTCGACGCAAAGAATGAGACTAGTTGGTATAATCTGGCGTTTTGCCTGATGTTACAGGGAAGATTCGATGAAAGCCGCGCTGCACTCCAAAAGGCGGTTGATAGTGGCTATCCTGACGCCAGTGCAGTGGAGCGTTTCGTTGAAATGTTGGACCAGTGTTTCGACGCCTGCAATAAAGAGGAAGAAGAGGCTGGCGGTGAAGCTCAAGATGGACAAGGCGGCGATTGATGAAGCCTTCAAGCAGATCACCGACGACATGAGCGAGCAGGATCGACGACCTCGCGAAACGTGCCGCCAAGACGGCCGTGTAGGTGAAGAAATGACCGCCCGTTTATGAAAGCGCAATTCCTGGCCGACATCAGCCAAAACGGCAAAGCTTGGACCGAACGTGAAGACGCCGCCCGCCTCTTCGCCAATTGGTTCGGTTTCCGCCGCACCGGCCACCAGATCCGCGCCTGTGTTAAATCGCTCATCAATGGATTGATCCGGGATAAGTCTCTGGAGACGGATGGCAGTTGCATCCAGAGAATCTGACCACCTCTGCTTCTGCGGCATCGCATTTTTGGAGGCGGAGAAAAATTGGTTCTTTGTTCGCATAGCGCCGAGGGCACGACCTCATGAAAGCCTTGGGCAACGCCCAAGGTTGAGTGGTTTCCGTGGGGATAGGGCTGAAAGCTCGCTTCATCGGCGAGGCGATCCATGGCGTCCCTTGTTGAGTCGAGCTTTCAGCCCTCAGTCTGACGTTGATGGCAATCCTGGGGCGCTGCCCCAGGCCGTGATGGGGACGCGCCGTCGGCGCTGAAGGATTTCGCAACACCGTATGGCAAACCATGGTCAAACCGTCTAAAGATGTCATCTGAGTATGGATCGAACGACAAACTATCTGGAAGAGCATCTTTGGTGGACCCGGATGAAGCAAACGTGGTAGGGTTCGGGCCCCTTAACCGCTTAATCGATGAACATTCCTAGCTATCAAGAACTTATGCTTCCGGTCCTTCGTGCGTTGGGGGATGCGGATGGTGGGGTGCAGCAGATGGAGCTGACTCGTCGGGTTGCGGATGGGCTGATGCTGACTGAAGAGGAACGCAAGCTGACGCTTCCCAGTGGTCGTCAGACGGTCATTCATAACCGGACAGGCTGGGCAGGATGGTATATGAAACAGGCGGGGCTTCTGGACAACGTCAAACGGGGCGTCTGGGCGATTACCCAGGATGGCAGGCAGTTGCTGGCATCCAACCCGGAATGCATCGATCTGAAGACCTTGGCTGCCTATCCACGATTTGAGGCGAAGATGGCTCGAAATAAAGATCCTGACTCGGGGGTGGTGGAGCCGGAGATGGCGGATCAGAATGATGGGCAGACGCCGACGGAACAGATTGAAGAGGCGCATCAAAAGCTCAACCAGACGGTGGCCACGGAACTGAGGGAACAGATGGCCAGAATGGACCCTTACAAGTTTGAGCAGTTGGTGATCGATCTGCTGTTTGCGATGGGTTATGGGGGGAACCGTGCTGAGGCGGCGCTGGTGACCCAAAAATCCAACGACGAAGGCATTGATGGGATCATCAATGAAGATCGGTTGGGGCTCAATGTGATCTACGTGCAGGCCAAACGGTGGCAGTCGACGGTGGGGCGCATTGAGGTGCAGAATTTTGTCGGTGCCCTGGCTGGTAAACATGCGACCAAGGGGGTGTTCATCACCACGAGCGATTTTCACAAAAACGCCACTGAATATGCCAGCAGCGTGCAGCACAAGGTGGTGTTGATTGGAGGTCAACGGCTTGCGGATTTGATGATCGAGCACGGGGTGGGAGTTTCCACGGTGCGGACCATTGCGTTGAAACGGGTCGACTCGGATTATTTTGAGGATTGATGACGGGGTGTGCCATGCCACAGCGTTGAGGTCAGGGGTGGACGGGGGCATAGGGCAGGTTGGGTCGCCCTTTTAGGGCTTGATGAATTGGGGGTTGGGAGACCCAAGGCGGTGCCCTGGGCTGACATGGGGCAGGCCGTTGGCCTTCAAAATTCGAGTCGAGTGGAGAGGGGCGGCATTGGGAGAGTGGTGGGATGTGGCGGTGGAGTAACGGACGGTGGGACGTGATGTGCCAAGTGGAGGCGGTATTTGGGGGTGAAGGGGGTGGTGCAACAAATTGGGTCGCCCCCCTGGGGCTTGATGAATTGGGGGTTGGGAGACCCAGGACGTTGCCTTGGGCTGACATGGGGCAGGCCGTTGGCCTTCATTCATGAGTCGAGTGGAGGGGCAACGAGGTTAAAAATGAGGTGGCACGCTGATCGGGTTTGTGATGGGTGTGATTTTAAATTTTTATTCGGCTTTGATCAGGAAATGCGAGGATGGAGAAAGGTTGGCAATGAAGTGGATGTTTAACGGAGGATGATTTCTCAATGTTGGGTAAAAGATGCAACAGGAGTGCAGGGGCGCGTGCGGTGGTTTTGGTGGAGGGTTTGTTTTGTTTTTGGTTTGGGATTGGGACTTTGTTGGGGAATGGGGATGGTCGGCGGGGTGATGGCGGCGGATCGGCAGAGGCCGAATGTGCTGGTGGTGCTGATCGATGACATGGGGTGGGAGGATCTGTCGTGTTTCGGGAACAAGGACGCGAAGACGCCGAATTTGGATGCGCTGGCGGCGGAGGGGCTGCGATTTGAGAGTTTCTATGTGAACTCGCCGATTTGTTCGCCTTCGCGGACGGCGTTGATGACGGGTCAGTATCCACAGAGGTGGAAGATGCATTCCTATTTGAATGATCGGGAGGACAATGCGCGACGGGGGATGGCAAACTGGTTGGATGTGAAGGCACCGAGTGTGGCGAGGGCGATGAAGGCCAGGGGTTATGCAACGGGACATTTTGGCAAGTGGCATTTGGGCGGGCAGCGGGATGTGGGGGATGCACCGTTGATTGAGGAGTATGGCTTT
It includes:
- a CDS encoding tetratricopeptide repeat protein; translated protein: MHEWKVQAEAFALKEIESSSGPSIPTAVRQSVAKQLYTAFDLLAGAEGARRITGLQPSSSDLEKVRRIIEECESEAPRIEKVKWLKACYLLATGEVAQAHELSLSHQDPDDPERLLIQAQCLHKLGRAEEAIPLLVQVAAIEDLAATAFYNLGLAQDDCGQHFQAKESYQQALIKDPTYAYPHSRLAKHAYESGDPETAALHSRAACQLEPNDEVLWFRFALVLLDLQRVGEAVDVLDSALARFPASSELHGMRGRALGQVGMMTESEEAIRYSITLDAKNETSWYNLAFCLMLQGRFDESRAALQKAVDSGYPDASAVERFVEMLDQCFDACNKEEEEAGGEAQDGQGGD
- a CDS encoding restriction endonuclease, encoding MLPVLRALGDADGGVQQMELTRRVADGLMLTEEERKLTLPSGRQTVIHNRTGWAGWYMKQAGLLDNVKRGVWAITQDGRQLLASNPECIDLKTLAAYPRFEAKMARNKDPDSGVVEPEMADQNDGQTPTEQIEEAHQKLNQTVATELREQMARMDPYKFEQLVIDLLFAMGYGGNRAEAALVTQKSNDEGIDGIINEDRLGLNVIYVQAKRWQSTVGRIEVQNFVGALAGKHATKGVFITTSDFHKNATEYASSVQHKVVLIGGQRLADLMIEHGVGVSTVRTIALKRVDSDYFED